The following proteins are co-located in the Urocitellus parryii isolate mUroPar1 chromosome 15, mUroPar1.hap1, whole genome shotgun sequence genome:
- the LOC144250502 gene encoding sialic acid-binding Ig-like lectin 9, translating to MLCLLSLLWAVEGACAVGLRSVPRDDPQHHQRRSPKDPGYSINVTKSVTVQEGLCVLVPCSFSYPGSGKGPVSGYWFPAGTNTHHGSPVATKNPNRKVNNETKYRFHLLGDPGTNNCSLSITDAKRSDSGSYFFRMEKGELKWNYCDNKVSVHVTALTHTPDILIPGTLESGRPSNLSCSVPWACEQGTPPTFSWVGPSVSSLGPNIIHSSVLTLTLRPQDHGTNLTCQVKFPAAGVTTKRTIQLNVTCE from the exons ATGCTGTGCCTGCTGTCCCTGCTGTGGGCAGTAGAGGGGGCCTGTGCAGTGGGGCTGAGGAGTGTGCCCCGTGATGACCCTCAGCATCACCAAAGGCGCTCCCCTAAGGACCCTGGATACAGCATCAATGTGACCAAGTCCGTGACGGTGCAGGAGGGTCTGTGTGTCCTGGTGCCCTGCAGCTTCTCCTACCCTGGCTCAGGGAAGGGCCCAGTTTCTGGCTACTGGTTCCCTGCAGGGACCAATACACACCACGGCTCTCCAGTGGCCACCAAGAATCCTAATCGGAAAGTGAATAACGAGACCAAGTATCGGTTCCACCTCCTCGGGGACCCAGGAACCAACAACTGCTCCCTGAGCATTACAGATGCCAAGCGCAGTGACAGTGGCTCCTACTTCTTCCGGATGGAGAAAGGAGAGTTAAAGTGGAATTACTGTGACAACAAGGTCTCAGTGCATGTGACAG CTCTGACCCACACCCCTGACATCCTCATCCCTGGGACCCTGGAGTCTGGCCGTCCCAGCAACCTGtcctgctctgtgccctgggcCTGTGAGCAGGGGACGCCCCCCACCTTCTCCTGGGTAGGGCCCTCTGTGTCCTCCCTGGGCCCCAACATCATCCACTCCTCGGTGCTCACCCTCACCCTGCGGCCCCAGGACCATGGCACCAACCTCACCTGCCAGGTGAAGTTCCCTGCAGCTGGTGTGACCACAAAGAGAACCATCCAGCTCAATGTCACCTGTGAGTAA
- the LOC144250503 gene encoding cell adhesion molecule CEACAM18-like — MSSAPTQAWNMASAPTQACSRVSGSFASSHGQVAAGLLACGPCQASGQLLISPDSLTAVERHRNVLALENVPEGVQEYSWYRGAEDSAETMIISFRPPDSEVPGPLYSDLVMVTSKGYLSFRKCTLNDTGNYTVQVDTGNGTQRATGWLEVLELGPPPVISANASSVVENLDSVAAECHTNASHIEWYRNSVPISASQRIAISADGRTLVIRRVSRHDRTLQCVTQRYESFPDILQKSDPVSLTVAYGPDHVSLCTNLQGFDGALTAGIGSQVQLECSCDSHPSPKYHWLHNGSLLCSDANLNFSLLAWEQMGNYRCIGENPVTQMAFYEDVRIQPPRECHSPPRSPLLVSPPCCA; from the exons ATGTCCAGTGCCCCCACGCAGGCCTGGAACATGGCCAGTGCCCCCACCCAGGCCTGCAGCAGGGTCTCAGGCTCCTTTGCCTCTTCCCATGGCCAAG TGGCAGCCGGCCTGCTGGCCTGTGGGCCCTGCCAGGCCTCCGGGCAGCTCCTCATCAGCCCAGACTCACTCACTGCCGTTGAGAGACACAGGAATGTGCTGGCCCTGGAGAACGTGCCCGAGGGTGTTCAGGAATACAGCTGGTACCGGGGCGCAGAGGACAGCGCGGAGACCATGATCATCAGCTTCAGGCCCCCCGATTCCGAGGTTCCTGGGCCCTTGTACAGCGACCTGGTGATGGTGACCAGCAAAGGCTACCTGTCCTTCAGGAAGTGCACCTTAAATGACACGGGGAACTACACGGTTCAGGTGGACACTGGCAATGGGACCCAAAGAGCCACTGGCTGGCTGGAGGTTCTAG AGCTGGGGCCCCCACCGGTCATCTCGGCCAACGCCAGCTCCGTGGTGGAGAACTTGGATTCCGTGGCGGCCGAATGCCACACCAACGCCTCCCACATCGAGTGGTACCGGAACAGCGTGCCCATCTCGGCCAGTCAGCGCATAGCCATATCTGCGGACGGCAGGACGCTGGTCATCCGCAGGGTCAGCCGCCATGACAGGACCTTGCAGTGCGTCACACAGAGATACGAGAGCTTCCCCGACATTCTTCAGAAAAGTGACCCCGTCTCTCTGACTGTGGCCT ATGGGCCTGACCACGTGAGCCTGTGCACCAACCTCCAGGGCTTCGACGGCGCCCTGACTGCTGGCATCGGCTCCCAGGTGCAGCTGGAGTGCTCTTGTGATTCCCACCCAAGTCCCAAGTACCACTGGCTCCACAACGGCTCCCTGCTGTGCTCGGATGCAAACTTGAACTTCTCCCTCTTGGCCTGGGAGCAGATGGGCAATTACCGATGCATCGGAGAGAACCCGGTGACCCAGATGGCCTTCTACGAGGACGTCAGGATCCAGCCTCCACGTGAGTGCCACAGCCCTCCCAGGTCACCTCTCCTGGTCTCCCCTCCCTGCTGTGCCTAG
- the LOC144250504 gene encoding sialic acid-binding Ig-like lectin 9, with protein MLLLLLLLPLLRGCGRVEGQGGYDLWSHTLKVLREVTVQEGLCVHVPCQFSYPGSSWTNRDSVHGYWFREGDKSTDAPVATNKPVRNVREETQGRFHLLGDPRTYNCSLSIRDARKTDAGSYYFRVERGHLRHSYTDHSVSVNVTALTHTPDILVPGTLESGRPSNLTCSVPWACEQGTPPTFSWEGPSVSSLGPNITHSSVLTLTPRPQDHGTNLTCQVTLPEAHVTRAKTVHLNVSYSPQNLTVTVSRGAGPESTTLGNGSSLSVLEGQSLRLLCVVDSRPTARLSWSWGNLTLYPLQTMDPGVLELSAEHLRGGGEFTCHAQNPLGSQHISLSLSLQSKAGPLSGVTRGALWGAGAASLLFLSCTLLLLGARSYRKRSARPAAGSGDTNAVQGPASQSRLVQSQAEERSPEPAALAVATRPSEDEDIHYAALRFHEVKASGPQGEQAPDSEYAEIHIQP; from the exons atgctgctgctgctgctgctgctgcccctgctgCGGGGCTGTGGGCGGGTGGAGGGCCAGGGGGGTTATGACCTGTGGAGTCACACCCTAAAGGTGCTCAGGGAGGTGACAGTGCAGGAGGGCCTGTGTGTCCATGTGCCCTGCCAATTCTCCTACCCCGGGAGCAGCTGGACTAACAGGGACTCAGTTCATGGCTACTGGTTCCGTGAAGGGGACAAGAGCACTGATGCTCCAGTGGCCACCAACAAACCTGTCAGGAATGTGCGGGAGGAGACCCAGGGCCGGTTCCACCTCCTTGGGGACCCAAGAACCTACAACTGCTCCCTTAGCATCAGAGACGCCAGGAAGACGGACGCGGGGTCCTACTACTTTCGGGTGGAGAGAGGACACTTGAGACACAGTTACACAGATCACAGTGTGTCAGTGAATGTGACAG CCCTGACCCACACCCCTGACATCCTCGTCCCTGGGACCCTGGAGTCTGGCCGTCCCAGCAACCTGacctgctctgtgccctgggcCTGTGAGCAGGGGACGCCCCCCACCTTCTCCTGGGAAGGGCCCTCTGTGTCCTCCCTGGGCCCCAACATCACCCACTCCTCGGTGCTCACCCTCACCCCGCGGCCCCAGGACCATGGCACCAACCTCACCTGCCAGGTGACCCTGCCTGAGGCCCATGTGACCAGGGCAAAGACCGTCCACCTGAACGTCTCAT ACTCTCCACAGAACCTGACTGTAACTGTGTCCCGAGGAGCTGGCCCAG AATCCACAACCCTGGGGAATGGCTCATCTCTTTCCGTCCTGGAGGGTCAATCTCTGCGTCTGCTCTGTGTGGTCGACAGCCGTCCCACTGCCAGGCTGAGCTGGTCCTGGGGGAACCTGACTCTGTATCCCTTGCAGACCATGGACCCTGGGGTGCTGGAGCTGTCTGCAGAGCACCTCAGGGGGGGAGGGGAATTCACCTGCCATGCGCAGAACCCTCTGGGCTCCCAGCACATCTCCCTGAGCCTGTCACTGCAGA GCAAAGCGGGGCCTCTATCTGGAGTGACGCGGGGGGCCCTCTGGGGCGCTGGAGCTGCCTCCCTGCTCTTCCTGTcctgcaccctcctcctcctcgg AGCGCGCTCCTACAGGAAGAGGTCCGCCAGGCCAGCGGCGGGCTCAGGGGATACCAACGCTGTCCAGGGCCCGGCCTCTCAG AGCCGCCTGGTCCAGTCCCAGGCAGAGGAACGCTCCCCAGAGCCAGCTGCCCTGGCCGTGGCCACCCGCCCCTCAGAGGATGAGGACATCCATTATGCAGCCCTCAGGTTTCATGAGGTGAAGGCCAGCGGCCCGCAGGGAGAGCAGGCGCCCGACAGTGAGTACGCAGAGATCCACATCCAGCCATGA